The following proteins are co-located in the Pseudomonas synxantha genome:
- the praB gene encoding alkane oxidation protein activator PraB codes for MKSLKTLVSLSALAVCMGAASMANAYSISPVNSSFTAPGTISVKSPSSFQATVNCGATFTGNVDASGVAQITGVSVTGGGLCALPKISGLPWALSATGPATGSVTNVGYNIAASVLYPASNCGPSTIAVGYSGGVLTATNQTLSGNCTVVSLSVTPSPTFTIVP; via the coding sequence ATGAAAAGCTTGAAAACTCTCGTGTCGCTCTCTGCCTTGGCTGTTTGCATGGGTGCTGCTTCCATGGCCAATGCCTATAGCATCAGTCCGGTTAACTCGAGCTTCACTGCACCAGGCACCATTTCAGTCAAGTCTCCATCCTCCTTCCAGGCCACCGTTAACTGCGGCGCGACCTTTACCGGGAACGTCGATGCTAGCGGCGTGGCGCAAATCACCGGCGTATCGGTGACCGGCGGCGGTCTGTGCGCCTTGCCAAAAATCAGCGGCTTGCCATGGGCATTGAGTGCAACCGGCCCGGCCACAGGGTCGGTCACCAACGTCGGCTACAACATCGCTGCTTCGGTTCTGTACCCAGCCTCCAACTGCGGCCCTTCGACCATTGCGGTGGGCTACAGCGGCGGTGTACTGACGGCGACCAACCAGACCCTCAGCGGCAACTGCACCGTCGTGAGCCTGAGTGTGACCCCAAGCCCTACCTTCACCATCGTGCCTTGA
- the praA gene encoding alkane oxidation protein activator PraA, which produces MQSTAKFTTHILLAAIGLIVYHQAQAARIEPAGSAFTAQGPISFSKGKLISADCTIKVAGKVAADGSSVNVDKVEFDGGLKCSRVEAINLPWVLVAKDTKSGSMSKISVDVHAFGLGGKCGPSTADGTWDNATGKLEAADVPIGEDCKIKTVSIKMPANFKVVE; this is translated from the coding sequence ATGCAAAGCACTGCCAAGTTCACCACACATATCCTGTTGGCTGCGATAGGCCTGATTGTCTATCACCAGGCCCAGGCAGCCCGGATCGAACCCGCCGGCAGTGCCTTCACTGCCCAGGGGCCTATCAGTTTTTCCAAGGGCAAGCTGATCAGCGCCGACTGCACCATCAAGGTGGCCGGCAAGGTCGCGGCCGATGGTTCATCGGTGAATGTCGACAAAGTTGAATTCGACGGTGGCCTCAAGTGCAGCCGCGTTGAAGCAATCAACCTGCCCTGGGTGCTGGTCGCCAAAGATACCAAAAGTGGCTCGATGTCGAAGATCAGCGTGGACGTGCATGCCTTTGGCCTGGGCGGTAAGTGCGGGCCTTCGACGGCCGATGGTACTTGGGATAACGCCACCGGCAAGTTGGAAGCTGCCGATGTTCCTATTGGCGAAGACTGCAAGATCAAGACGGTGTCGATCAAGATGCCGGCCAACTTCAAAGTTGTCGAATAA